In a genomic window of Anoplopoma fimbria isolate UVic2021 breed Golden Eagle Sablefish chromosome 6, Afim_UVic_2022, whole genome shotgun sequence:
- the dnajc9 gene encoding dnaJ homolog subfamily C member 9, producing the protein MGLLERCHELFKTSNLYEVLAINKEATEAEVRRSYYKVSLKVHPDRAPEDPQATEKFQVLGKLYAVLSDKEQRAVYDEQGSVDEESDVLSQERCWEDYWRLLFPKITVQDILEFENKYKGSEEERKDVIQLYVQHQGNMDAITASTMCCSQEDEPRLCAIIQAAIKAEEVTAFPAFTQESDKKKKARRKRANREQQEAEEMQKEMGLGDEDDSLVMMLKQKQKSREQNFNSFLSDMEAKYSKKSESKKSKRGKK; encoded by the exons ATGGGTTTGCTCGAGCGCTGTCACGAGCTCTTTAAGACCTCAAACCTGTACGAGGTGCTGGCCATCAACAAAGAGGCGACCGAGGCTGAGGTCCGGAGGAGCTACTACAAGGTGTCCCTGAAGGTGCACCCGGACCGGGCTCCAGAAGACCCGCAGGCCACCGAGAAGTTTCAG GTGTTGGGAAAGCTGTATGCGGTGCTGAGCGACAAGGAGCAGAGAGCCGTCTATGATGAGCAGGGGTCAGTGGATGAGGAATCTGACGTCCTGAGTCAAGAGCGCTGCTGGGAAGACTACTGGAGACTGCTCTTCCCCAAG ATTACGGTGCAGGACATCCTCGAGTTTGAGAATAAATACAAGGGCTCTGAAGAGGAGCGGAAGGATGTGATCCAGCTGTATGTGCAGCACCAGGGAAACATGGACGCCATCACAGCTTCGACAATGTGCTGCTCCCAGGAAGATGAGCCCAGGCTCTGCGCCATCATCCAGGCCGCCATCAAGGCCGAAGAAGTCACAGCGTTTCCAGCGTTTACGCAGGAGAgtgacaagaagaagaaggctcGTAGGAAGAGg GCTAATAGGGAGCAACAGGAAGCAGAAGAAATGCAGAAGGAGATGGGGCTCGGTGATGAAGATGACAGTCTTGTCATGATGCTTAAG caaaaacagAAGTCAAGAGAGCAGAATTTCAACAGTTTCCTCTCTGACATGGAAGCAAAATACTCCAAAAAAAGCGAGtccaaaaaatcaaaaagaggaaaaaagtga
- the fam149b1 gene encoding LOW QUALITY PROTEIN: protein FAM149B1 (The sequence of the model RefSeq protein was modified relative to this genomic sequence to represent the inferred CDS: inserted 1 base in 1 codon): MISRYSRRPVSHKLEIRGLSRSSLDHHPLPEEADDNQTPQRYLHDLQEAVSAHNSSDTSAASGHSDCPTVISVDSNQSWSGIHSSTGTGISTERSSVFSWGYDEFDKAASRQVQQMFEEIDKELYEGRGSGGGILQGLQDECQHWATRFPHLRILGTQLMCPSDEGFQWYASSEKGSSASSPSVGKESSVKSQEKDMGGTELNVQGRRAALIEASSAEADEPPGTSSGSSSHDKSRVIEVDGLMEEYLAFDSRDMEDEWEQDCSESGRKHHSMPPVSPYRCRRQAVLDLLFDDVWRQLVGWMKELVQRHWECCTSNDEKISGNLSPVPQDSQNPFMLLSMLPTMLPKLGQSRVPPLTAGLQFQNTKSRGSKHKSRRKSKKQKRSSTAGRVPVGAAATQHNLNDLIVIHSIPLQQRNLVVLERNQEPEERASHRPGSSAVPSSKPRPRRALEQSSSSLSRPAQSARRRNPPPRTLLPLVPSLSQSCAAGSMDEVIRGTRLPTASDCLTSPLLPLSRNTLLPPISTGDPESSHSGQQCKPAQRHRGPSSRAHSAINDEAGSSIPRDRHHLLDVFSRPNTTHTYRSDTPYRRSFTVLDNIGQGRPGRASVATDSLGIGVTGISIGISSSSFLDSFSHXPLGHSPIKDEEEPDPRAAVPATLVPVSVPPRSYTRGGVSTRASRPGL; the protein is encoded by the exons ATGATCTCACGGTACAGCAGGAGACCCGTGTCTCACAAACTGGAGAT ACGTGGGTTGTCTCGCAGCAGCCTTGACCACCACCCTCTCCCAGAGGAGGCAGACGATAACCAAACGCCTCAGCGATACCTCCATGACCTCCAGGAAGCCGTCTCCGCTCACAACAG TTCAGATACGTCTGCTGCGTCGGGCCACTCCGACTGTCCCACCGTCATTTCAGTTGACTCCAACCAGTCCTGGTCAGGCATCCACAGCTCTACCGGCACTGGCATCTCCACAGAGAGGAGCTCTGTTTTCTCCTGGGGCTACGAT GAGTTCGACAAGGCAGCGTCACGTCAGGTGCAGCAAATGTTTGAGGAGATTGACAAAGAGCTGTACGAGGGGAGAGGCAGCGGGGGAGGGATCCTCCAGGGGCTGCAGGATGAATGTCAGCACTGGGCCACACGTTTCCCACATCTTCG GATCCTGGGGACTCAGCTGATGTGTCCCAGTGATGAGGGCTTCCAGTGGTATGCTTCTTCAGAGAAAGGCAGCTCTGCCAGCAGCCCATCAGTAGGCAAAGAGAGCAGTGTGAAGTCCCAGGAGAAAGATATGGGTGGCACAGA GTTGAACGTGCAGGGAAGGAGGGCGGCGCTGATCGAGGCCTCCTCAGCAGAGGCGGATGAGCCTCCTGGCACCTCCAGTGGCTCCAGCAGTCACGACAAGTCGAGAGTGATTGAAGTGGACGGTCTGATGGAGGAATACCTGGCTTTCGATAGCAGGGACAT GGAGGACGAGTGGGAGCAGGATTGTTCAGAGTCGGGTCGAAAGCATCACTCTATGCCCCCTGTCTCTCCATACCGGTGTCGCCGTCAAGCTGTTCTCGACCTGCTGTTTGATGATGTGTGGCGGCAGCTGGTTGGCTGGATGAAAGAGCTGGTTCAACGCCACTGGGAATGCTGCACCTCAA ACGATGAAAAGATTTCTGGGAACTTGAGCCCCGTGCCGCAGGACTCCCAGAATCCCTTCATGCTGCTCTCCATGCTTCCGACGATGCTGCCCAAACTGGGCCAGAGCAGGGTGCCCCCGCTCACAGCTGGGCTGCAGTTTCAG aacacaaagtcaagGGGTTCAAAGCACAAGTCCAGACGGAAATCCAAAAAGCAGAAAAGATCTTCCACT GCTGGAAGGGTCCCAGTAGGAGCAGCAGCGACCCAGCACAACCTGAACGACCTCATTGTGATCCACAGCATCCCCCTGCAGCAGAGGAACCTGGTCGTGCTGGAAAGAAACCA GGAGCCAGAAGAGCGGGCGTCTCACAGACCGGGCTCCAGCGCGGTCCCCTCCAGCAAACCGCGGCCTCGCAGAGCCCTGGAGCAGAGCTCTTCATCGCTGTCACGCCCGGCACAGTCTGCCCGGCGTAGAAACCCTCCTCCCCGGACCCTCCTGCCACTGGTTCCCAGTCTGAGTCAGTCCTGCGCGGCGGGATCCATGGACGAGGTCATCCGCGGGACACGTCT ACCCACAGCCAGCGACTGCCTGACGTCTCCCTTGTTGCCTTTGAGCAGGAACACACTGCTTCCCCCCATCAGCACCGGAGACCCAGAGTCATCTCACTCGGGGCAGCAGTGCAAACCTGCACAG CGTCACAGAGGCCCGTCCAGCCGCGCCCACAGTGCTATAAACGACGAAGCCGGCAGTTCAATACCGAGGGATCGTCACCACCTACTGGACGTCTTCTCTCGGCCCAACACCACTCACACATACAGG tccGACACTCCTTACCGTCGTTCCTTCACAGTATTGGACAACATCGGGCAGGGGCGGCCAGGCAGAGCCTCTGTAGCCACAG ACTCTCTTGGTATCGGTGTGACGGGCATCAGTATCGGCATCAGCAGCTCATCTTTCTTGGACTCGTTTTCCC CCCCCTTGGGACACTCACCCATCAAAGACGAAGAGGAGCCGGACCCACGAGCCGCCGTCCCGG CGACACTGGTGCCAGTGTCAGTCCCACCTCGGTCCTACACCCGGGGAGGCGTCTCAACCAGAGCCAGCAGACCTGGTTTGTAG
- the ecd gene encoding protein ecdysoneless homolog — protein sequence MDGLQRRVIQEDMVQYQLFLIQTDSSTSQQTEEQLTHLVEEILAKVASLLIQYIWQHQPFNLKYHPEKGGVPAHIGGSTQFGDNVEDEWFVVYLLQQITEAFPELIARVEDNDGEFLLIEAADYLPKWLNPDTSENRVFFYRGELHILPCPSKSSPVGVSKDVVPSVAQVTALLSTHPGACQASSKIRAALKKRLEGYPEKIKDGLHRAHCFIPSGIAMVLAQRPDLVAPAVSAFYLRDPVDLQACRSFKTFPPDTRVLTSVTFTRCLYAQLQQQQFTPDRRSGFALPPHSDPQYKSHELGMKLAHGFEILCSKCRLPSSEPDAPVSCNPQWKGFLDSLKSSGYFREELEGSAHYKELTRSAENFFKQSVASKSSALSPGEEVLQLLHSCSTFSVEELKKQESQLPQEDSDSWLDITAQDLERMLQERSGGRADVGGQSSSSTKPGTQHVGGAEERRKETEDDKKLEEAGYSLVAVSQGMKNFLNAMSSHEGAELPWTSSTQPFSFEPDSMANALDRLLGSKEEELDSDDLDDEDDDDDDDDDDEEEEGDEEKEGHTEMNGTETMDGLRKYMDQMDQELLGTNIGQSFNMTNYNKAGLNNGSPHSSASPHGDERDESEEEIQPLDVDLNLVTNLLESLSCQSGLAGPASNLLQSLGLHIPPNSDPS from the exons ATGGACGGTCTGCAGAGGAGAGTGATTCAGGAAGACATGGTTCAGTACCAGCTCTTCTTGATCCAGACAGACAGCTCAACTTCACAGCAGACTGAGGAACAGCTCACACATCTAGTGGAGGAGATTTTGGCAAAGGTTGCCTCGCTCCTGATACAATACATCTGGCAGCATCAGCCATTCAACCTCAAGTATCATCCTGAGAAAG GTGGTGTACCTGCTCACATTGGAGGTAGCACTCAGTTTGGGGACAATGTGGAGGACGAGTGGTTTGTTGTTTATCTCTTGCAGCAAATCACAGAGGCCTTCCCAGAGCTCATAGCCAG agTTGAGGACAACGATGGCGAGTTTCTTCTGATCGAAGCGGCAGATTATCTTCCCAAGTGGCTGAATCCAGACACCAGTGAAAACAGG GTCTTCTTCTATAGGGGAGAGTTGCATATTCTGCCCTGTCCCTCCAAATCCAGTCCAGTGGGGGTCTCAAAAGATGTGGTACCAAGTGTGGCACAAGTTACAGCACTGCTCTCCACCCACCCGGGGGCCTGTCAGGCAAGCTCCAAGATCCGTGCAGCCCTGAAGAAGCGATTAGAGGG GTACCCAGAGAAGATTAAAGATGGCCTCCATCGTGCCCACTGCTTCATACCTTCAGGTATCGCCATGGTGTTAGCACAACGACCAGACCTGGTGGCCCCTGCAGTGTCTGCGTTCTACCTGCGGGATCCAGTAGATCTGCAGGCGTGTCGAAGTTTCAAGACCTTCCCTCCTGACACAAGAGTCCTCACCTCG GTGACATTCACCCGATGCCTGTACgcccagctgcagcagcaacagttcACTCCAGACAGGAGGAGCGGCTTCGCCCTGCCTCCTCACTCTGATCCTCAGTACAAATCCCATGAGCTCGGCATGAAACTG GCCCATGGCTTTGAGATCCTGTGCTCCAAGTGCAGGCTGCCATCATCAGAGCCCGATGCCCCCGTCAGTTGTAACCCTCAGTGGAAAGGCTTCTTGGACAGTCTGAAAAGTAGCGGCTACTTCCGG GAAGAACTGGAAGGTTCGGCTCATTACAAAGAACTGACGAGATCTGCGGAAAACTTCTTCAAACAGTCTGTCGCCTCAAAATCAAG TGCTTTGTCCCCTGGTGAGGAGGTTCTCCAGCTGCTGCACAGCTGCAGTACGTTCAGcgtggaggagctgaagaaacAAGAGTCACAGCTCCCCCAAGAGGACA GCGACAGCTGGCTGGATATCACAGCTCAGGATTTGGAGCGTATGTTGcaggagaggagtggagggagAGCTGATGTTGGCGGCCAAAGCTCCAGTTCTACCAAACCGGGGACGCAGCATGTCGGGggtgcagaggagaggagaaaggagacgGAAGATGACAAGAAGTTAGAGGAGGCCGGTTACAGCCTGGTAGCAGTCAGTCAAGGGATGAAGAACTTCCTCAACGCCATGTCGTCGCATGAGGGTGCTGAACTGCCCTG GACCAGTTCAACTCAGCCTTTTAGTTTTGAGCCTGACTCCATGGCCAACGCACTGGACAGACTGCTGG gaAGTAAAGAAGAAGAGCTAGATTCAGATGATCTAGATGATGAagacgacgacgatgatgatgatgatgatgatgaagaagaagagggtgatGAGGAGAAAGAAGGTCACACAGAGATGAACGGGACAGAAACTATGGACGGTCTCAGAAAATACATGGATCAAATGGATCAGGAGCTGTTGGGCACTAATATAGGACAAAGCTTCAATATGACG AATTACAACAAGGCAGGCTTGAACAATGGCTCCCCTCATTCCTCTGCTTCTCCCCATGGAGACGAGAGGGATGAGTCAGAGGAGGAGATCCAGCCTCTGGATGTGGACCTGAATCTGGTCACAAACCTGCTGGAGTCCCTCAGCTGCCAGTCGGGGCTGGCCGGACCGGCTTCTAACCTGCTGCAGAGTCTGGGGCTACACATACCGCCCAACTCTGACCCCTCATAA
- the si:ch211-248a14.8 gene encoding uncharacterized protein si:ch211-248a14.8 isoform X2 has protein sequence MSIDKSSGMWRRGWCASASKTLSSNRALKPLVPTLCLAVVMLYGLADQLRSFVASIFIPQYHFPYAVALCFAQVLISLLVLNLLHVLGLVPLKRYSRSLGEKLLVPSICNSIHAVLAMWAKANSTDAGLFPLLLPLLPMVTVGFSFSQKLASLPSLHISALISILGGTSFVITASRGLLGVGPLEYMYAPLALILHSLSLTWLAKVSEADRRHSPEAQASIFDIYYAQLINQSCVLGFLWLLHPESPWQVLSHSNWQSLLFHGYLFAILLLGMVLNFLVGMSALCVSPLAAALLHSARQLVQPFLQIL, from the exons ATGTCTATAGATAAAAG TTCAGGGATGTGGAGGAGGGGATGGTGTGCCTCAGCGTCAAAGACTCTTTCGTCAAATCGTGCTCTGAAGCCCCTGGTTCCCACCCTGTGCCTGGCGGTGGTGATGTTATACGGCCTGGCCGACCAGCTCAGAAGCTTTGTGGCCAGCATCTTCATCCCACAGTACCACTTCCCGTACGCGGTGGCTCTCTGCTTTGCCCAG GTTCTGATCTCTCTCTTAGTCTTAAATCTCCTCCATGTCCTGGGTCTGGTGCCTCTGAAGCGTTACTCCAGGTCCCTGGGTGAGAAGCTGCTGGTGCCCTCCATCTGTAACAGCATCCATGCTGTGCTGGCCATGTGGGCCAAGGCCAACAGCACCGATGCCGgcctcttccccctcctcctgcctctgCTGCCCATGGTAACTGTTGGTTTCAGTTTCTCTCAGAAGCTGGCATCCCTTCCATCCCTCCACATCTCTGCACTGATTTCCATCCTGGGCGGGACATCTTTTGTCATCACCG cctcTCGGGGTCTGTTAGGTGTTGGGCCTCTGGAGTACATGTATGCACCTCTGGCTTTAATCCTCCACAGTCTGTCTCTGACTTGGCTCGCTAAAGTGTCTGAGGCTGACCGCAGACACTCCCCGGAAGCCCAAGCCTCCATTTTTGACATCTATTACGCCCAGCTGATAAACCAGAGCTGCGTGCTGGGCTTCCTGTGGCTGCTGCACCCAGAAAGTCCCTGGCAGGTGCTGAGTCACAGCAACTGGCAAAGCCTGCTCTTCCATGGATACCTGTTCGCTATCCTGCTGCTGGGCATGGTGTTGAACTTCCTGGTTGGTATGTCGGCTCTGTGTGTCTCACCActtgctgctgctctgctacACTCAGCAAGGCAGCTGGTGCAGCCGTTCCTCCAGATTTTGTAG
- the si:ch211-248a14.8 gene encoding uncharacterized protein si:ch211-248a14.8 isoform X1: MSNPATSAQNDSMSIDKSSGMWRRGWCASASKTLSSNRALKPLVPTLCLAVVMLYGLADQLRSFVASIFIPQYHFPYAVALCFAQVLISLLVLNLLHVLGLVPLKRYSRSLGEKLLVPSICNSIHAVLAMWAKANSTDAGLFPLLLPLLPMVTVGFSFSQKLASLPSLHISALISILGGTSFVITASRGLLGVGPLEYMYAPLALILHSLSLTWLAKVSEADRRHSPEAQASIFDIYYAQLINQSCVLGFLWLLHPESPWQVLSHSNWQSLLFHGYLFAILLLGMVLNFLVGMSALCVSPLAAALLHSARQLVQPFLQIL; encoded by the exons ATGTCTAATCCAG CAACATCTGCACAGAATGACAGCATGTCTATAGATAAAAG TTCAGGGATGTGGAGGAGGGGATGGTGTGCCTCAGCGTCAAAGACTCTTTCGTCAAATCGTGCTCTGAAGCCCCTGGTTCCCACCCTGTGCCTGGCGGTGGTGATGTTATACGGCCTGGCCGACCAGCTCAGAAGCTTTGTGGCCAGCATCTTCATCCCACAGTACCACTTCCCGTACGCGGTGGCTCTCTGCTTTGCCCAG GTTCTGATCTCTCTCTTAGTCTTAAATCTCCTCCATGTCCTGGGTCTGGTGCCTCTGAAGCGTTACTCCAGGTCCCTGGGTGAGAAGCTGCTGGTGCCCTCCATCTGTAACAGCATCCATGCTGTGCTGGCCATGTGGGCCAAGGCCAACAGCACCGATGCCGgcctcttccccctcctcctgcctctgCTGCCCATGGTAACTGTTGGTTTCAGTTTCTCTCAGAAGCTGGCATCCCTTCCATCCCTCCACATCTCTGCACTGATTTCCATCCTGGGCGGGACATCTTTTGTCATCACCG cctcTCGGGGTCTGTTAGGTGTTGGGCCTCTGGAGTACATGTATGCACCTCTGGCTTTAATCCTCCACAGTCTGTCTCTGACTTGGCTCGCTAAAGTGTCTGAGGCTGACCGCAGACACTCCCCGGAAGCCCAAGCCTCCATTTTTGACATCTATTACGCCCAGCTGATAAACCAGAGCTGCGTGCTGGGCTTCCTGTGGCTGCTGCACCCAGAAAGTCCCTGGCAGGTGCTGAGTCACAGCAACTGGCAAAGCCTGCTCTTCCATGGATACCTGTTCGCTATCCTGCTGCTGGGCATGGTGTTGAACTTCCTGGTTGGTATGTCGGCTCTGTGTGTCTCACCActtgctgctgctctgctacACTCAGCAAGGCAGCTGGTGCAGCCGTTCCTCCAGATTTTGTAG